CCCTCGGTCGGCGCTGCGGATGGTGCGCCGACCGAGGGAACCATTGCGAGCGTTCGCAGGTACCGGCGCGACCCGATTATCGTCTCCGAATCCGCGCGCCAGTGGTACTAGGTGGTGAAGCGTGACCAGGGACCTTAAacgcccctcaccaggccacacaaaTATTTTTCGATATAAGCGGGAAATTTTTATGTGACCTACAAGTATTGTTCTACAGTACtaatttttcaaattagttcattCATAGCCGATATAGAGATATCGAAGGGCCGAGCGAGATTCTTCATTTAAGTGCcccgaacccatgatttcaggaggcgagcgccactggcaagagacactctctccacttgtccCGCCTTACATAGGCAATTTAAATtctttccctgccttctcccatgaGGGAGCAGGATAATCACGTAACGCTTAAATAATGGGCCTCGCATTCTTTTTTTATCGCTTCTTTGTTCCTCGGCGCACTTCCAGTGAAGGCGTCGCCGCAAGCGGTGCGATTGTTCTGTTTCGTACCACGGActattttgcgcgctgtgcacgagaaaaCCTGACTAGCGGCATAATTCACTGGTAAACGAACACTGAGGCGATGCAAGCATGTCATAGAGCCTGGTCGTGCGCTAGAACACGGTAAAAAATGATACACTTGAtttgtctgcgcgcgcgactggaATTCAtgcgaacaagcagacaaaacagaGGTACATATCTCTCACTACGccacaaagtaaaacaaaaccaCATAGACTTTCGTTTTTTATGATTTACTATTTTTCTAAGGTTTAATTAGTCTATTGTAGCAACAGATATGACACGAATAACAGATCTTGCACCAAATTATTctagaagtcacgtgtcactatgagcgaaACAAGAAGGCATAGGTCAACAGTCTCGGAGCGTGGCGCCCGCAATGAGAAAGGCAAACGGCGTTTAGTCTAAAAGGTCATGCAGGTCTTTCCGCGGAGCGgggcgatgtaatacttagcagacatgatTGTGAACCGGCATTGTATGCcttgcgcttgtcagctcacaaTGGTGAgagctggtgaggggccctttaaaaatcAAAAACCCCGAAAACATCAAACGCCACtttactgcttctcacgcttccaggAAATTGAAACTAATGCAACCGTAATGAAGCTTATGCAGTCGTAAGGctagctttctggttctttttttttctttctccaggCGTTAAAAGCTGGCCACGAAGGCTTTGCACGAAGGCGAAATttctggttattttttttttcttttccccgctCAGCTTGGCCGGCGCAGCTGGTGCCTGTGACTGTTAAAAAGCTGCATTCAAAGACAACGCACTAACAACACTGACGACGCTGGATTTCTTCCACCACGGGACCCTTCAGGCTGTCTCTTTAAAGAATGCACCAGAAATATTGCGTTCGTACACAGCCTTCCCGGCAAGCGCTTCTcgataaacattacggttgcatgaGTTGCACctgccgggaagcgcgagaagaATGCCCGGTACTCTTTCATGCTATCGCGCTCTGGTCTAAAGGGCGAATCTTAAGcgtctctctttctttgtcctcGTCATTTGCACTGCGTGTGAGCACGAAGACTGTAAACCAGTTCCGATGTTAAACGAATTTAGTGGTGTGTACAACAGGTTGTGAAAAGCAGAGAACGGATTCAGTGTGTGATTGAGAAAAGAAATATGACCTCTGTGCTTTCTACGCGTAGAAAGTTGTAATAAACTTGAGCAACACTGCATTGGTCTTGCATTTTAGGCACTTGATTTCTACTTATTTGAGTATCAAGACTCTATTCTGCATGGAAGTAAAACCAGCAAAATAGTTTTTTAAGCGTGAGGTTGTAAGCACGCACAATTAAAGAGTGTTTGTTGACTACCTATTAAATTCGGTTAAATATTTTGCGGACCCCTCTCAAATTATGAAAGCAAATGAGGTTAAAATTTCCCTCGTGAGATCTTGCCCATATGAGGGCAACACGTCTGTGAAAGCTCATTGTATCCATTATGTCGTTGATAACTCTTTGTAATGTGCCACCTGTTGGCGCAAGCTAGTAATATTCTTCATTGTAACAATTCTTGTCTGACTCGAATGTACTACATCTAAACTGTTCCTGCAGATTAATATCCGCAACCCTCGTTGTGCTGTAAATATAAATGCGGTTTTTTGAGCAAGTGAGTTATGTTAACATGTGCTAACAGGTGGCTTAACAAAAAGACAACTGCGCTACACTGGGAACCTCTGGTTAACGAACTGAGGAATGCCCTCTTCATATTTTGGCTGGGGTGAGTGTTTTGCTGTCCGCATTTTCTTCATTCAATGCAACACAATAAATTCAACCAAACAGGAGCACTAGCTCATTTCCGTTCGTGCAACCCCGTAGTCTTCAAGCACTGTAGAGATGCTGCAGACGTTAAAAGCGCACGCCACACATTTATTCATTTGACAGACCATAGAAATTAAACACTTTATTAAAAATTTTTCCTGCATAGAGTCATCTCCGAAAACCTATCCTCACAGCACTGTGCAATTCCCCTCGCAAAATAATCTAACCAACCACAATATagaacacagatttttttttacatttagcaTATACTAAACACAAATTGACGTACTAAGCCACCAACTTGTGCGTCGTCGCGATGCATTTATTTCGGTCTCAATGCACTTCCTTGAAAATGCATGTCACTAACGCATTTGTCGCCCCTCCACGTGTTTCTTGTGGTGGTCTCAGATTTGCTGGAGCGTCTGTTTGGGTTGAATGAAGTGCGTACTCCAAAACATAAAGCGATGGTCAACCCATTTAGCCACTCAACTGCCTTTCGAATTTCCCGATCTCCTTCCAAACGGGCTGGCCagggtatggatggatggataaatagTATGAGTGCCTCTTTAGAAGCGGCGTTGTGGGTTGCGGCACAATGATCTTGTTATTATTTTCTAAACTGACACACCTAGATCTGTTTAAGAAACTCAAAGAGTTACAAGACCCGAACTTAGTGTACCACAATttcgatgatgatgaagcaacatgtactgggcccgaaataaatcggtggtgcacgcatgcaccagacggggtggtccCCTAGTCACGGGACCCATATAttcccagcagctcctggcccctgtctgTCATTGCGAGCTggatcggtagggcggggctggatagcAAGGTCTCCTATctctcaaggggttggggattgggggtgttggtgggaaggggtgGAGGGGGGTGGGGTATTGAGCTCTGTGCattctgccaagacgtgcggccgggtgcccttttctcttctgcaaaaaggacagagcatatcgtattccacaaggtacatgcggttcatgagtacgagatgcgcaagcgatcccgcctgcgctcgacgctggatcgtctgttgttgcatGGTGAGTTTGGGTTGCGGTTTTGGCAGTCTGCACCGTTCCTCTCGGtgcatccgggtaatgtcccgaaagctggtaaccgggtgcggtagctcttccagCTCGTGCTCGGTCCGGATttacatttctcgggcatggtagccggcgatggtgttgcctgctacctgcgagtgagccgagGTCCCCACATGCTTTgcggctcttcccggaggcttgtgcttggctagaatggctggGGCCGCGGAGgggattacccccctgcggaagctctTCTAGACTGCCTTTGAGTCGATGAGTATTGTGTCCACGCTCGActgtgcgagggccacggccgcttcttcggcaactgcggggtctgttgttttcagggacgcgctgacaatcagcctgtcttttgatgtaaccaccaccgctgcacggtcacggtgttttcggagcgaggcctccgcgtagaggaccctggggttctcttccagcttccgggctagggctttggctAGCGCGGTgtgcctctcgtcgtccttgccagGTGTGATGTTCAGGGGAAAGGATTttgtctgaatgatcgttttccagtGTTCCAGAAGGACCGCCTTTATGGGTACTGGCCCggtctgccatcctatcttgcatAGGGCAGCTCGTCcatgttccgtgtgactgagccggattctctgattagagagatGGGCTTCGATGAGcgcctccaccgtgttgtggacgctcatgtctagcagtttttgcgtggacGAGTAATAGGCATGTCCAGTGCTTGTTtagttgccttacgaagcatcgtctTTAGGGTGTCcgtattcgccttcgtcagctggagatacgtgGCGGAGTAAGTAACCGGCGACACGACGAACgtgcgtaccaggcgcatggcatcgtcctctttaaggcctcggtttctagTAGATGCCCTCCGAATCATACCGagtatctgttcggttgtagtcttgatctttgtgatggcgggcTGTGCCTTCCGCTCTCTCTGAAGTATTAGGCCGAGACCCCTAATCTtttgtgttggcttgatggtcgttccggcgattgtgataatcacgttcggcggcagctccttggattttcctggttggatcatgagcagctcttatttctggggagcgcagctcagtccgcacgactttgcgtactcgtgcacggtcgttgccgcccgctgcaagaatTCCTCCATCCAGGAATCGGAatcggctcgggccgtccacaccgtaataccgtcggcgtagaacgcgtggtccacgccttcaatttgcttgagtagatcgggcagtGGCAGCAGGGCAAGAGTGAAGAtgaggggcgacaagaccgatccctgaggggtgccgcTATCGCCGAGGTCGACAGGGTTCGACTTCTcgtcccctatcctgatggtcacCGTTCGGTCTGAGAGAAAATAttttatgtagccgaatgtctttcggccacaccgggttttgtttagattctgcaacacgctcgcgtgggacacgttgccGAACGCTCCTTTCAGGTCCTGAGCGAGTATCCGGCgtggcgcgtgcctcgttgcagGCTTGGCGacagttcgtggagttggatcatcacgtcttgcgtacggagatgttgcctgaagccgtacatcgtctCTGGAATCttatccgtttcttcgaggtgcttctgcagccggcgaaggaccatgcgctccatcaccttccccacgcaggatgtgagggagataGGCCGCATGTTGTCCCTCGtgagggccttgccgggctttggaatgaagagGACCTCGGCGTCCATCCATTCCTTCAGCAACTGCGAGCTTTCCCAGGCTTCATTAACGTGCTCTAGGAGGCCGctggccgctgtaccgctcatgttaccgagtaatttgtaagttatggcgtccctgcctggcgcacttctcttgttactgtctTCTATCGCTGACCACAGTTCCGTCATTGTAAACGGCCGGTCCActtcttcgttgtcgggtccttcgtacATCTCGCGCTCCGGGGACAGGCCCTTCTCTGCCTTTAAGTACTTagccttcaggtcttccaggagcctgcggccgtctcctttgtacgtgttcaatactttggGTAAGGTTGCGAtcggtcgcagttttgctactgaGCTGctcgatcagatgcctcaagaaACACGACGTCTTCCgcgtcgagagcttgccctgtTGGCCGTagcaggtcttcagccaattttccttacatagttGGGCCGCGTGCTCAGtgatctgtttgttcaagactgctatTGGCTTGGCCAGCTTTTTGTTGTGTTTCTGACGTTTCCACCGTCGCGTTAACAAGTGTCGGACCacccacatgtgggtcagtctggcaTCCACGTACGGTGTCGgcgacgtcgttgcgatttctttGGTAAATTTATCGAGGGCCTTCTTCCGGTCCCTCGCCCATTCCgtgtaggtcctttgtgtttCAGCTTGTCCCGATTCTTCCTCCGACGCCGCTTCTTGTTCTTGGATAAACTTTCTCATCTTCtcccaatccgtgatccgcgccATCTCCAGCACAGCCCGATATCGGGTGCCTCGGATCGTGATGCCGATCACGCTGTAGTCAGACCTCAAGTCCACTTCTTCGCTTTTCCAGGAGACGTCCAGCGTGCCTGATAACCACgacaggtctggcgtggtgtTACCTGGTGGTTACCTCCGGATCCTTCAGGAGGGAAATCTCGGGATCCTGCATTGCTTTGGCCAATGCTTTTCCTTTCTTAGACTGAAACTAATAGCCCCACAattgtgtgaggggcgttaaagtcgccgaggatcAGGAGCGGTCTGGTCCCCGATAACCCTTTCGCCTAGCTCACCatgcggtcaaattcgtactgccgttgtgacggccggcagtacgcgctcattacaaataaattgcccgagGTGGCAATTTCTCTcgcatgaatttcgaccagcgtgtgctcgcacccaccctgcgcAGTGACGTATTGAGTTGCCGCCAGGTTGCTGCGGTCGAGCACCGCCGTTCTGTTCTCCGTGGATACCGTGTAAGTGACGTATACCCCGGGAGCCGggagtcttggtttcccgtttgtttcttgtaaagtaattacatcgggcttgttttcttgcccataaatgtgtaataatagttccgcttctttgttgaGGATCTCGCGGCAGTTCTATTGGTAAATTACAGTggtatcctccccccccccccatttttcttcttgtgcttcttacttggcttctgcatcatcctttccggacgtctcgagtcgattgcgccttttcgcgatcgcgcctttTTTTCGGACCGCTCTTTTGTGAGGgacgcgaagcggttcctcaccgatgttgaggctacttttggtgctaggcgcttgtgcttcaccgatcACATCTGAGGCTGACTCTCGACAGCctcgagtcgggcgtccatttGGCCTAGCCTTCCATTAGTTTGCGAAATTGCGGCCGTAATGGCCATCAGCTCtccttctcgcgggatctgtTTCATTGCCGTGGTCGCAGTCACTGCGGTCGCCGCTTCCTCTCCGCTGGTGGGCtcatttcggcgtccatcgcctcttgattacttgatGCCCGTTGCGTAACCCCAGCCTCTCCTGCCGCCCGCTCTAGGCGGTTCGAAggggggtccctccgcggcaacctgcgcaagcctgcggcgttgtttCCCGCCGTGCTGTTGTTTTGGGGGCTAGCATTTCACGAGCTGCTGTTATTCGCCAACGCATCGATCTTATTCATAAGCGCCCGTATTTGGACGTTCTGCTCCTGGATCTCAGCGTTTTGGTGCTCTATAATCCTCTTAAGTTCTAACACTTCGCTACTGTCCTTCTGCTGATTGGCTTGCGAGTTAGGGGGTTGGGAGGGGGTGAGCGGTGGGAACTCGGTGTCGTTGGTTCGAGCGACgggagacctgttggtccagcccaaCTTTTACTCGGCAATGCCTCGGCGTCCGGTTGACTTGCTCTGGTACCTTGAACTGGCCCTCGATCTCAAACTGGTCCGGGAGCGCGAGCGGCGGTTGCCGCCGCCGCTCGCGCTCCACCGGATGGTATCTTCGATCGGGAGCGACTCCGGCGGCCGTTTCCGCCGCCACTGTTATTGCTGCAGCGGCCTGGCGCGTGTGACCGGCCCCGTTGTTTCGAGGCGCTATGGTGGGTTCCGCCTGCAGGACTTCTCCTGTCTCGATTTCTTCTTCCGGCGTCTTCTTCCTCTGCTAAGCGCCATTCCCAGCGTCGCCGGCGGACAACGTAGGGCGTCTCGAAGCGGGCTTTGCAGGCCTTGTCAGTGGTCAGTCGTTTGCCTCCGCACAGGCCACACTTCGAGACAAATTTGTGGTATCCGGCGGGGTTTTAGATTCAGCACCCTCGGCAGATCGTGTTCGAAGGAtccgggcacacgtccattcCGTGGCCCACTTCCCCGCACGCATTCCATACGtcgatttgttttctgtgcaatGTGCACTCCGCGAGTAGGTTACCGCATCTCAAGTAATTGGGTACTTTGTGCCCTTCGAAAGCAATGACGACTGATCGGGCCTTACCGATTCGATTTGCCTGTAGGGCCTTTGGGTTATCCTGTGCACAACATTGTCCTGAAGCTCCTGGGCTGTATCTTTGAGCGGGATTTTCTCATGATGCCCTTCACCGTGccatggggggggagggggggggggggcgtttcgTAGGTACTTATTTCGTGCGCCGTGCCGCGTATGTCGATCCTTCCTACTGCAGCGTATCGGTCGGCATGCTCTCTCTTGGAGGTGCTCACCACTACGATATTTTGCTGCAGGTTGGGGCACACGACGTCTTCACTTGCTGCATTGGCGGGGATCTGTGCCGCACCGTGAGTGCACGATTTAGTTCAACGCAAGTCACGTCGCTCGCGTGGAGCCCGCCTCACGGTCGCAACACGATTTTTATGTCGCCGCGTGGCAAGTTTGGCATGCGCGCGCCTTTCAACAATTTGCCCTTGTTTATACGTTTCGCCCTTGAGTGACATGTATCGCTATCAGTGGCGCCACCACCGAGGTTGTTGCTCCGGCTGTTGACATCAGCCGTGGCCTtggcgccatcttggctcgttTGAAGTACGGGATTTAGGTCTATCTTGGCCATGCCTTTGTGCCTCACTCTCTTACCGGCAGCTTTCCAGCCTTGCGAGCTTGAGCACTGGTCCGGTGAAATTTTGATGCCATCCACCTCTACACACATAGCGGTCATCATCTTAGGTCAATGCTCACTTGCGTAATCACAGATGGTTCGATGTTCCGCTGGCGGCTTCACCAAGGCCGCCAGCGGAACTGTGTTTGAAtgcctccattgtttgtcgtcGTCCTACATTTCCGCCACCAAATTTCCCATCCCCTCTTGCTAATGTATTTCGCCgacatttttatttttcaactgCTATCGCTGAACCCAAAGAGTTCAAGCAGGCCAGCGAAGCCTAAACCGCCTGCCTAGCGTATATAGTCAAAGTCTAATATATGTGTTGTGTCATATTCCTACCTTCATCGCAGCAAgcacattcttcttcttctttgttgtaCCTCTCTTTATTATTATGTGTACGTACTAAGCTATCCTGATTTCTTTTCGAAAAATAAAGAGATTCCCTTCTATTACCACAAGATGTTTTTTGCCCGACTAGCTAATATCTTCACGTGACGCGCTAGGTTTTTGGCAGTGTCACGAAGATCGCACAGAGAAAAAACACGATATTCTCGGATAGTGTCAatcaattctggggttttacgtgcgagaaccacgatatgattataaaCGACATCATAGGGGAGCAGGTAATCcgtatttattttgaccaccaggggatcgcCAACGTGCCCGCAATGGACGGAACAGGGGCGTTTTTCAATTCGTTCatataaaaaattaccgacgattacgttactttctaatgcgaaatttgagcgcagcaaataagctgtttcaccttttcgatagattgaggtaaagaaatcgagcaacacatgtatgcgctatcacagaattttttttttatttttcacacgtattcttttaacaaagactccactaacagttcttgacagtcatgaaggaagctttgtggtcggagaaatagactgatatatgttcgacttggtacaccaatgcttgattctcaaagacgagatctatacaagtgcctcgcgaggttgtcacagccgtgggacgcgttacgagcgagaggaacgggatgttctcccgcataagtgttaggaaattgctgtttgtctttatgtcaacaataaaggcccccactactaacatcggtgtggatcgatggacggttaatgcgagttgcaggaagtgcacgacgcctttcgtgagtgcggtaagggcgaagtaggcagctactacaagcaagccgttgggcaactttgcggcgcacagttcgccaacttcatgtgacgTGCCAAACATTTCGACTGGTATTGCAGAGAGACCTGTGCGCAAGTAGATAGCGACTCCCGCCGCTCTGTTGTGGTCTCTGCGAGCACCACAGCAGTATAGGAAATCTATGATTTCGAGAGGCTCTTCGGGATCCATCCAGGTTTCAGCAAAGCAAAGTGCAGAGGAATGGCACAGAATGTGATCGTGGTGTACGTCCTTGGCATGTGCGGCAAGGGAGCGTACGTTAAGAGCGGAGATCAACAAGTAGTGCGGCTGTTCAGTCATGGCGAGGCACTTGGCGGTGATGGTGTCAAGTTTGTGGGACTGCAACCGACGAAGTTCATCGGCTAGCTTTCTGTCCGGATTGGCTTTTCCGTGGTAGAATGTGAAGTCGTTGTCAACATTGGTCAGGTAGAGTCTGTTGATGTCTGTAGCGCGACTCAGTGCCACGTATACCAACTTCTGTGGATGATTCTTGGCGTAGGAGTACACGACTTCATCATATGTGCCACCCTGGGATTTATGAATGGTAATGGCGCTCGCCTGCACAACGGGAAGCTGGCATCTTCTTACCGATACATTCGTCTTCTTATCGATAACGCAGGTGACGGCACGCCTTTCAATCGGTATCCAGTTCGGTTGAATGTTTCTGTTGAGCTTGCGTAACTGGTGTGATTTTGCGGCCGCTACGGTTCCGATCGCAAGTTTGGAGCCAAGCTCCCCGAACTGCAACCATATGCGTAGCGGTTTCCCATGGGTGTCGTTTTCGATGAATTTCAGTGTTCCCACCGATCCATTAACAAGGCCATCGGAAACATCCACGTTGAGGGTGATCATGTAAGGCTTGCCAATGCACAGCATTATATTTGCTGGCAAATTTCCTATTTCGGCCTTGGGTAACGTTTCGACCTTACGCATGGCCTCTGTTTGCTCTTGCATAGACCTACACCCAACGATTGTATCCTGTGCCGTGCATGGTACAGCATTACCCTGTGCTACTATGGCCTTTGTTGTGTTGTAGTAATCAGATTCCTTGTTGGAGTAGAACAAGCGTATGCCACCCGGGCAAGAAGCTTCTGCTTCCTGCTGTGGAACGAACCGACTCTCGATAAGT
This Dermacentor albipictus isolate Rhodes 1998 colony chromosome 1, USDA_Dalb.pri_finalv2, whole genome shotgun sequence DNA region includes the following protein-coding sequences:
- the LOC139057933 gene encoding uncharacterized protein, translating into MLCIGKPYMITLNVDVSDGLVNGSVGTLKFIENDTHGKPLRIWLQFGELGSKLAIGTVAAAKSHQLRKLNRNIQPNWIPIERRAVTCVIDKKTNVSVRRCQLPVVQASAITIHKSQGGTYDEVVYSYAKNHPQKLVYVALSRATDINRLYLTNVDNDFTFYHGKANPDRKLADELRRLQSHKLDTITAKCLAMTEQPHYLLISALNVRSLAAHAKDVHHDHILCHSSALCFAETWMDPEEPLEIIDFLYCCGARRDHNRAAGVAIYLRTGLSAIPVEMFGTSHEVGELCAAKLPNGLLVVAAYFALTALTKGVVHFLQLALTVHRSTPMLVVGAFIVDIKTNSNFLTLMRENIPFLSLVTRPTAVTTSRGTCIDLVFENQALVYQVEHISVYFSDHKASFMTV